In the genome of Telluria beijingensis, one region contains:
- a CDS encoding head maturation protease, ClpP-related encodes MNPFFQLCLDNTATAHVSGKREILVSNAAGQTLFIRGVIAPGFEANAADIVAAIEMADPTKDLNLHFNTPGGSVFEGKEIAAAIRNFPGKTIANIVSLCASAGTSIAIACSEVVMQKGAFFMIHNAQGAAFGDKSVLRDTANVMEKIELTIVDDYATKTGKPTEEIIAMMEDETWMTADEALAGGFIDRIADHAGVSNAWNLSAYAKAPPALAKSIAAAAQDSAPVLPPAENIPPPEAVAPEPTGPRMTQANANRLALAIAA; translated from the coding sequence ATGAACCCTTTCTTCCAACTCTGCCTCGATAACACCGCAACTGCCCACGTTTCCGGGAAGCGCGAGATCCTGGTGAGCAACGCCGCCGGCCAAACTTTGTTCATTCGCGGCGTGATCGCGCCTGGCTTCGAAGCCAACGCGGCGGACATCGTTGCTGCAATAGAGATGGCCGACCCAACTAAGGACCTGAACCTTCACTTCAATACCCCTGGTGGGAGTGTGTTCGAAGGGAAGGAGATCGCAGCTGCGATTCGCAATTTCCCTGGTAAGACGATCGCCAACATCGTAAGCCTGTGCGCAAGCGCAGGCACGAGCATCGCGATCGCATGCAGTGAGGTGGTCATGCAGAAGGGCGCCTTCTTTATGATCCATAACGCCCAAGGGGCCGCCTTTGGCGATAAGAGCGTCCTGCGGGATACCGCCAACGTCATGGAGAAGATCGAACTCACCATCGTCGACGACTACGCTACCAAGACGGGCAAGCCGACTGAAGAAATCATCGCAATGATGGAAGACGAGACCTGGATGACGGCCGATGAAGCACTCGCCGGCGGGTTCATCGATCGCATCGCTGATCATGCCGGCGTTTCAAACGCATGGAATCTTTCGGCTTACGCAAAAGCTCCGCCCGCCCTGGCTAAGTCGATCGCCGCTGCGGCGCAGGATTCAGCCCCTGTGCTGCCGCCAGCCGAAAACATCCCGCCGCCCGAGGCGGTAGCCCCCGAACCCACTGGTCCGCGCATGACCCAGGCTAATGCAAACCGCCTAGCGCTGGCCATCGCCGCATAG
- a CDS encoding DUF1799 domain-containing protein, producing the protein MAGLRREDLAAETVEIWPENFQAYQMFCGMQRQWVLAPMGGPIALNFLVAYNRMDRMGLTPEEYNQLDEDLQIMEGAALEAMRSKG; encoded by the coding sequence GTGGCGGGCCTGAGGCGGGAGGACTTGGCGGCGGAGACCGTTGAAATCTGGCCGGAGAACTTCCAGGCCTACCAAATGTTCTGCGGCATGCAGCGGCAGTGGGTCCTGGCCCCGATGGGCGGGCCGATCGCGCTGAACTTCCTTGTGGCCTACAACCGGATGGATCGGATGGGTCTGACGCCCGAGGAATATAACCAGCTCGACGAAGACCTGCAGATCATGGAAGGCGCAGCCCTCGAGGCCATGCGCAGCAAGGGGTGA
- a CDS encoding DUF3168 domain-containing protein, whose amino-acid sequence MTPEEHIYSVLQSMAGGRVFPDVAPLDTVKPYITYQCVGGAPINFLSGDRPDKQSVRMQVNVWAERRTEASALGMLIEDAMRSAHHLQVEVVTGRLATYDEQTDLRGTAQDFQIFC is encoded by the coding sequence ATGACCCCAGAAGAGCATATCTACAGCGTGCTTCAGTCGATGGCCGGCGGCCGCGTCTTCCCAGACGTCGCGCCGCTCGACACCGTGAAGCCATACATCACCTACCAATGTGTGGGTGGTGCGCCGATCAACTTCCTGAGCGGAGATCGCCCCGATAAGCAGTCGGTGCGCATGCAGGTCAACGTCTGGGCTGAGCGCCGCACCGAGGCGTCGGCACTTGGAATGCTGATCGAAGATGCCATGCGTTCTGCTCACCACCTGCAGGTCGAGGTCGTAACCGGCCGCCTGGCCACCTACGACGAACAGACCGACCTCCGCGGAACTGCACAGGACTTCCAGATTTTCTGCTGA
- a CDS encoding phage head closure protein: MMNDRVALLKRAAGRDGAGQPVESWSVLRTVWANVKFQSGAEAMRANADVSIVKCSIRIRAARDVDASMRARHQGVIYDVQAVLPDSNDRDFMFLVCESVK; the protein is encoded by the coding sequence ATGATGAACGACCGAGTGGCGCTGCTAAAGCGCGCGGCCGGCCGAGACGGCGCTGGCCAGCCGGTGGAAAGCTGGTCGGTGCTGCGCACGGTGTGGGCGAATGTAAAGTTTCAGTCCGGCGCCGAGGCCATGCGCGCCAATGCCGACGTGTCGATCGTGAAGTGCTCGATCAGGATCCGGGCGGCGCGCGACGTGGACGCGTCCATGCGCGCACGTCACCAGGGCGTCATATATGACGTCCAGGCGGTGCTGCCCGATTCGAACGACCGCGACTTCATGTTCCTGGTCTGCGAGAGCGTCAAATGA
- a CDS encoding phage tail tube protein, protein MQLPNNIAFAVASAFAAAVSITAITNAAEAVASATNTFAVGDFVEYTGGWSAATGRVFRLKAASGTTFTLEGLDTTDTSLFPAGAGTGTVRKITTWVPVTGVVSAEVSGGDGKTVEVPLLDTNMPVMLPDGFTATTVTLTTADDKSLPHHAALKAVSDGVKLTCLRGLIPGGGVLLYAGYCSFNESPSLGKGSVMAVKSIFSLQNKVVRY, encoded by the coding sequence ATGCAACTGCCCAACAACATTGCGTTCGCCGTGGCGAGCGCATTCGCTGCCGCTGTCAGCATCACCGCGATCACCAATGCCGCCGAGGCGGTGGCCTCCGCGACCAACACCTTCGCAGTCGGCGACTTCGTGGAATACACCGGCGGCTGGAGTGCCGCTACCGGCCGCGTGTTCCGCCTGAAAGCGGCCAGCGGCACCACCTTCACCCTGGAAGGCCTGGACACCACCGACACCAGCCTGTTCCCGGCCGGCGCCGGCACCGGCACCGTGCGCAAAATCACGACCTGGGTTCCAGTCACCGGCGTGGTGAGCGCCGAAGTGTCCGGCGGCGACGGAAAGACTGTCGAGGTGCCGCTGCTCGATACCAACATGCCAGTCATGCTGCCCGACGGCTTCACCGCCACCACGGTCACCTTGACCACCGCCGACGACAAGTCGCTCCCGCACCACGCCGCCCTGAAGGCGGTGTCGGACGGCGTGAAACTGACCTGCCTGCGCGGCCTGATCCCGGGCGGCGGTGTGCTGCTGTATGCCGGCTACTGCTCGTTCAACGAGTCGCCCAGCCTGGGCAAGGGCAGCGTGATGGCCGTGAAGTCGATCTTCTCGCTGCAGAACAAGGTCGTTCGCTACTAA
- a CDS encoding head-tail connector protein → MSWKLITPPTGLAVSMVEARLAARVDVDESGVSPLDGEIERAIRTYTSEAEGETNRAIMEQAWRLTLDRFNGAIELRRPPLLQVKHVKFYGTTGVQLPLDPQDYQVDGESEPGYIVPAPGKAWPATAARINAVEVEVRCGYGPDHTSVPAAISGFILARLSEHFQSGGQPKNEHVKRLLWPEVVYG, encoded by the coding sequence ATGAGTTGGAAACTGATCACGCCACCCACCGGGCTGGCTGTCTCGATGGTCGAGGCGCGCCTGGCCGCGCGGGTCGACGTCGACGAGAGCGGGGTCTCGCCGCTCGACGGCGAGATCGAGCGCGCGATCCGCACGTACACCTCGGAGGCCGAGGGCGAAACGAACCGCGCAATCATGGAGCAGGCCTGGCGCTTGACGCTGGACCGCTTCAACGGCGCGATCGAACTGCGCCGGCCGCCGCTGCTGCAGGTCAAGCACGTGAAGTTTTACGGCACCACGGGCGTGCAGCTGCCACTCGACCCGCAGGATTACCAGGTCGACGGCGAGAGCGAGCCGGGGTACATCGTGCCCGCGCCGGGCAAGGCCTGGCCAGCGACCGCTGCCCGGATCAATGCGGTCGAGGTCGAGGTGCGATGCGGTTACGGCCCGGACCACACGTCGGTACCGGCGGCGATCTCAGGATTCATCCTGGCCCGCCTGTCCGAGCACTTCCAGTCCGGCGGCCAGCCTAAAAACGAGCACGTGAAGCGGCTGCTCTGGCCAGAGGTGGTGTACGGATGA
- a CDS encoding HK97 gp10 family phage protein, whose protein sequence is MMDLDHSSLAAAVQQTVDQIRSGAGEETLRVTGFSGAELFREEAKRNALERAKTFTIHRNIIVKRVTEESDGATRQVYLVTVRSGRFGGQDAFYWRFVEDGHAKVRRNKTVSKKTGRVVGWKTHRAREAKYWAKQAAKLENGSATVPAYPFMRPAYESKKQEAVDVMTRTLAEQIARNSKKS, encoded by the coding sequence ATGATGGACCTCGATCATTCGAGCCTGGCCGCCGCTGTCCAGCAGACGGTCGACCAGATCCGCAGCGGCGCCGGCGAGGAGACGCTACGCGTGACGGGATTCTCCGGTGCCGAGCTGTTCCGCGAAGAGGCGAAGCGCAATGCGCTTGAGCGCGCCAAGACCTTCACGATCCATCGAAATATTATCGTCAAACGGGTGACGGAAGAATCGGACGGCGCCACGCGGCAGGTGTATCTGGTGACCGTCAGATCGGGCCGCTTCGGCGGCCAGGACGCGTTTTATTGGCGCTTCGTTGAGGATGGCCATGCCAAGGTCCGGAGGAACAAGACCGTGAGCAAAAAGACAGGGCGCGTGGTGGGCTGGAAGACGCATAGAGCCCGCGAGGCGAAGTACTGGGCAAAGCAGGCCGCGAAGCTCGAGAACGGTAGCGCAACCGTTCCGGCGTACCCGTTTATGCGGCCGGCCTACGAGAGCAAGAAGCAAGAGGCCGTCGACGTCATGACGCGCACCCTAGCCGAACAGATCGCGAGGAACTCCAAGAAATCATGA
- a CDS encoding phage major capsid protein, translating to MVTIQQLREKIANLATQANHLLAEKGDQIWSPEDQAKFDGFTNEINAARQQITNVEKMRELEADKFFQNPAQKKPEDGVEVTALVACALYLRNGMNLSADQAAQIRNVMSTTTGSEGGFTVPTEVASMVIERLKAYGGMREVATVMPTVTGDPMNWPTSDGTGEEGEIVSENAQTNVLDVSFGTVGLPVFNYSSKAVALPLQLIQDSAIDVVTFVVNRLAVRIARIQNRHYTVGTGTGQPLGMLTVAGVGKVAPTGQSLTVTYDDLVDLKHAVNRAYRKGAKYMMNDTTVQGVSKIKDTVGRPIWIPAITEGAPDMLNGHAVTINDDVPVMAANAKSIAFGDFSQYTIRDVKNSTIMRRFDDSAFGLKGQAGFCGWTRSGGNLLEPAAVKVFQNSAT from the coding sequence ATGGTCACCATCCAGCAACTGCGCGAGAAGATTGCCAACCTCGCAACCCAAGCCAATCACCTGCTCGCCGAGAAGGGCGATCAGATCTGGTCTCCAGAAGACCAAGCGAAGTTCGACGGCTTCACCAACGAGATCAATGCTGCACGCCAGCAGATCACGAACGTCGAGAAGATGCGTGAACTCGAAGCCGACAAGTTCTTCCAAAACCCGGCACAGAAAAAGCCGGAAGATGGTGTCGAAGTCACGGCCCTGGTGGCGTGCGCACTTTACCTGCGCAACGGCATGAACCTGTCTGCCGACCAGGCGGCGCAGATCCGCAATGTGATGTCGACCACCACGGGCAGCGAAGGCGGTTTCACCGTGCCAACCGAAGTTGCCTCGATGGTGATCGAGCGTCTCAAGGCATACGGTGGCATGCGCGAAGTTGCAACCGTCATGCCGACCGTGACCGGCGACCCAATGAACTGGCCGACCTCGGACGGCACCGGTGAAGAGGGCGAAATCGTATCGGAAAACGCCCAGACCAACGTTCTGGATGTGTCGTTCGGTACCGTCGGGCTCCCGGTCTTCAACTACTCGTCGAAAGCAGTGGCGCTCCCGCTGCAGCTGATCCAGGACAGCGCGATTGACGTTGTCACGTTCGTGGTGAACCGACTGGCTGTCCGCATCGCGCGCATCCAAAATCGCCACTACACCGTCGGCACCGGCACTGGCCAACCGCTCGGCATGCTGACGGTCGCTGGCGTCGGTAAAGTCGCGCCCACTGGTCAGTCGCTGACCGTTACCTACGACGACCTGGTCGACCTGAAGCACGCGGTCAACCGCGCCTATCGCAAGGGCGCAAAGTACATGATGAACGATACGACCGTCCAAGGCGTCTCGAAGATCAAGGACACTGTCGGCCGCCCAATCTGGATCCCTGCCATTACCGAAGGCGCTCCGGACATGCTGAATGGCCACGCAGTCACGATCAACGACGACGTGCCGGTCATGGCGGCAAACGCCAAATCGATCGCGTTCGGCGACTTCTCGCAGTACACGATCCGCGATGTCAAGAACAGCACCATCATGCGTCGCTTCGACGACTCGGCCTTCGGCCTCAAGGGCCAAGCTGGCTTCTGCGGCTGGACCCGCTCGGGCGGCAACCTGCTGGAACCAGCGGCCGTCAAGGTCTTCCAGAACAGCGCAACCTAA
- a CDS encoding phage tail assembly chaperone — translation MAKAKLSLATAATFAAIVAIPVPGGKTADVEFTFKWMNRDDFKEFIENLAGAEDVDALMDILAGWDLEETFNKDQVEKLVQRYMGAARAILDKYIAEITGARAKN, via the coding sequence ATGGCAAAAGCAAAACTTTCCCTGGCCACCGCCGCCACCTTCGCCGCCATCGTCGCGATCCCAGTCCCGGGCGGCAAAACTGCCGACGTCGAGTTCACCTTTAAATGGATGAACCGCGACGACTTCAAGGAATTCATCGAGAATCTGGCCGGCGCCGAAGACGTCGATGCCCTCATGGACATCTTGGCAGGCTGGGACCTGGAAGAGACTTTCAACAAGGACCAGGTCGAGAAACTGGTGCAGCGCTACATGGGCGCTGCGCGCGCGATCCTCGACAAGTACATCGCTGAGATCACCGGCGCCCGCGCAAAAAACTAA